One genomic region from Rhodoligotrophos appendicifer encodes:
- the argF gene encoding ornithine carbamoyltransferase, whose product MASQPRHFLDIQDFKADTLRQLLSHSRAMKQARNGSSQGVVEPNRPLDGRVLAMIFEKPSTRTRVSFDVAMRQLGGSTLVLSANDMQLGRGETISDTAKVLSRYVDAIMIRSHSHSNLMELAEHATIPVINGLTDRSHPCQVMADLLTLEEKKGTIGPQIVAWSGDGNNVANSWIHASARLGFELRLACPEALSPDPMLMKWARRENANVSLMTDPRRAVEQADCVVADTWVSMNDAHGNKHNLLQPYQVNAALMELAKPDAIFMHCLPAHREEEVTTEVIDGPQSVVFDEAENRLHIQKGILAWCLGASA is encoded by the coding sequence ATGGCATCTCAGCCCCGGCATTTCTTGGACATCCAGGACTTCAAGGCGGACACGCTACGCCAGTTGCTTTCGCACAGCCGCGCTATGAAACAAGCACGGAATGGCAGCTCGCAGGGAGTGGTGGAGCCGAACCGGCCGCTTGACGGGCGTGTGCTCGCAATGATCTTCGAAAAGCCGTCAACACGCACCCGTGTTTCGTTTGATGTTGCAATGCGCCAACTCGGCGGCTCGACCCTCGTCCTTTCCGCCAACGACATGCAGCTCGGTCGCGGCGAAACGATTTCCGACACCGCCAAGGTGCTTTCGCGTTATGTCGACGCCATCATGATCAGAAGCCACAGCCACAGCAATCTGATGGAACTTGCGGAGCATGCTACGATCCCGGTCATAAACGGCCTGACAGATCGCTCTCATCCCTGTCAGGTGATGGCCGATCTCCTGACCCTGGAAGAAAAAAAGGGCACGATTGGTCCCCAGATCGTCGCCTGGAGCGGTGATGGTAACAATGTCGCGAATTCCTGGATCCACGCATCCGCTCGGCTTGGATTTGAGCTGCGGCTGGCCTGTCCGGAGGCGCTGAGCCCTGATCCGATGCTGATGAAGTGGGCGCGCCGGGAAAACGCCAACGTCTCGTTGATGACGGACCCGCGAAGGGCCGTGGAGCAGGCAGACTGCGTCGTTGCAGATACGTGGGTGTCGATGAATGACGCCCATGGCAACAAGCACAATTTGCTCCAGCCTTATCAAGTCAATGCAGCCTTGATGGAACTCGCCAAGCCGGATGCAATCTTTATGCATTGCTTGCCTGCACATCGCGAAGAGGAAGTGACCACAGAGGTGATCGACGGACCTCAATCCGTAGTCTTTGACGAAGCGGAGAACCGTCTCCATATACAGAAGGGCATACTCGCCTGGTGTCTCGGCGCCTCTGCATAA
- a CDS encoding Hsp33 family molecular chaperone, with product MTAPFTTQGRPQGMRTGDDIILPFEVKRLGVRGRIIRLGATVDDIIGRHEYPASVSALLAEAVALTAMLGSSLKFDGKLILQTSTDGPVDLLVADFNTPGEVRAYAHFDADRVKELEDAGKATPEALIGNGRLAMTIDQGGDMDRYQGIVPLEGVSLSSAANVYFHQSEQLPTDVRLAAGPIFSRGEGGVQHWRAGGIMIQHLPREGAASPLALSSGDMPGDGEEEEFEENDDWVRARLFLATVEDHELLDPTLAPEVLLYRLFHEDGVTAYTPSQVSRYCQCSRERVADIVTQFGSEAISDMVEQGKVSVTCEFCSTIYEFELPELVKTS from the coding sequence ATGACTGCACCTTTTACCACCCAAGGCCGGCCTCAGGGAATGAGGACCGGCGACGATATTATACTTCCTTTCGAGGTTAAGCGCCTCGGCGTGCGCGGTCGCATTATTCGTCTGGGCGCGACGGTCGATGACATCATCGGTCGTCATGAATATCCAGCGTCGGTGTCCGCCCTCCTCGCCGAAGCCGTGGCACTCACAGCAATGCTCGGATCATCCCTGAAGTTCGATGGCAAGTTGATCCTCCAGACCAGCACGGATGGGCCGGTGGACCTGTTGGTAGCCGATTTCAACACCCCCGGCGAGGTGAGAGCCTATGCCCACTTCGACGCTGACCGGGTCAAGGAGCTCGAAGATGCCGGCAAGGCGACGCCCGAGGCTCTGATCGGGAATGGCCGTCTCGCCATGACCATCGACCAGGGCGGCGACATGGACCGCTATCAGGGCATTGTGCCCTTGGAAGGAGTCTCGCTGTCCTCGGCAGCCAATGTTTATTTCCATCAATCGGAGCAACTTCCAACCGATGTGCGCTTGGCCGCAGGCCCGATCTTTTCTCGTGGAGAGGGCGGCGTGCAACATTGGCGTGCCGGCGGCATCATGATTCAGCATCTACCCCGAGAAGGGGCAGCCTCCCCCCTCGCTCTTTCGTCGGGCGATATGCCCGGTGATGGTGAAGAAGAGGAGTTTGAAGAGAATGACGACTGGGTGCGCGCCCGTCTGTTCCTAGCGACCGTAGAGGATCATGAGCTCCTCGATCCGACCTTGGCGCCAGAAGTCCTGCTCTATCGGCTCTTCCATGAGGATGGTGTAACGGCATACACGCCGTCGCAGGTGTCTCGTTACTGTCAATGCTCGCGAGAGAGGGTCGCCGATATCGTCACCCAATTCGGATCGGAGGCCATATCCGATATGGTCGAGCAGGGTAAGGTCTCGGTGACATGCGAGTTCTGTTCGACGATCTATGAGTTTGAGTTGCCGGAGCTTGTGAAGACCAGCTAG
- the pstC gene encoding phosphate ABC transporter permease subunit PstC — MTQDVLAKGRNVDRARTLKRFNTMDAAFRGVTFSAAVLVLVLLGGVIVALVEGSLPAWRAFGFGFLTTESWNPVTERFGALAPIYGTVVTSIIALILAVPVGLGIAIFLTELCPAFLRRPIGIAIELLAGIPSIIYGIWGLFVFAPFLQVYVQPALINLFGDIPVLNSLFAGPPYGIGILTASLILAIMILPFITAITRDVFETTPPMLKESAYGLGCTTWEVVYKVVLPFTRVGVIGGVMLGLGRALGETMAVTFVIGNAHRISASILAPGTTISASIANEFTEAVGDLYTSSLIALGLILFIITFIVLAAARYMLMRIERRLGN, encoded by the coding sequence ATGACGCAAGACGTGCTTGCCAAGGGCCGCAATGTCGATCGCGCCCGGACGCTGAAACGCTTCAATACGATGGATGCCGCCTTTCGCGGCGTCACCTTCTCGGCAGCCGTGCTGGTGCTTGTGCTGCTGGGTGGGGTTATCGTCGCGCTTGTTGAGGGCTCCCTGCCAGCTTGGAGAGCGTTTGGGTTTGGGTTCCTCACCACGGAATCCTGGAACCCGGTCACAGAGCGGTTCGGTGCGCTGGCACCCATTTACGGCACTGTCGTTACCTCCATCATCGCTCTGATCCTTGCCGTGCCCGTGGGTCTTGGCATTGCGATCTTCCTGACGGAGCTGTGCCCCGCATTCCTTCGCCGCCCCATTGGCATCGCGATTGAACTGCTGGCGGGCATTCCCAGCATTATCTATGGAATCTGGGGTCTCTTCGTGTTTGCCCCCTTCTTGCAGGTCTATGTCCAGCCGGCCCTGATCAATTTGTTCGGCGACATTCCCGTGCTGAACAGTTTGTTCGCCGGACCGCCTTACGGCATCGGCATCCTGACCGCTTCGCTCATTCTCGCGATCATGATTCTTCCTTTCATCACAGCCATTACGCGAGATGTATTCGAGACCACACCTCCCATGTTGAAGGAGTCCGCCTACGGGCTTGGATGCACCACCTGGGAGGTGGTCTACAAGGTCGTGCTGCCCTTTACTCGCGTCGGCGTCATCGGTGGCGTCATGCTGGGCTTGGGCCGGGCTCTTGGTGAGACGATGGCCGTCACATTTGTGATCGGAAACGCACATCGGATCAGCGCCTCGATCTTGGCGCCGGGCACGACCATCTCCGCCTCAATCGCCAATGAGTTCACGGAGGCCGTCGGGGATCTCTACACATCCTCGCTCATCGCGCTGGGTTTGATCCTCTTCATCATCACTTTCATTGTGCTCGCCGCAGCACGCTACATGCTGATGCGCATTGAGCGCCGCTTGGGGAACTGA
- the phoB gene encoding phosphate regulon transcriptional regulator PhoB, which yields MNASILIVEDEEPLQVLLSYNFEAEGFRARSAMNGDEVEVLVEEERPDLIILDWMLPGLSGIELCRRLRSRSETRDIPIIMLTARGEEQERVRGLATGADDYVVKPFSVPELVARVRTVLRRSNPEIVADVLRAGELQVDLRTRRVTRNGRDIPLSPTEFKLLEHLLRNAGRVYSREQLLNAVWGRDIYIDERTVDVHVGRLRNVLNRGKEADPIRTVRGVGYSFDERFT from the coding sequence ATGAACGCATCGATTTTGATTGTAGAAGACGAGGAACCCCTGCAGGTTCTGCTGTCCTACAATTTTGAAGCGGAAGGCTTTCGTGCCCGGAGTGCCATGAACGGGGATGAAGTCGAGGTCCTGGTAGAAGAGGAACGCCCGGACCTCATCATCCTGGATTGGATGCTGCCGGGGCTTTCAGGGATCGAGCTGTGTCGCCGCTTGCGCTCTCGGAGTGAGACACGCGACATTCCCATCATCATGCTGACAGCCCGCGGTGAAGAACAGGAGCGCGTCCGAGGCTTGGCAACAGGGGCCGACGACTATGTCGTCAAACCATTTTCTGTGCCGGAACTGGTAGCACGAGTGCGAACGGTTCTCCGTCGGTCAAATCCGGAAATAGTGGCTGACGTGTTGCGTGCTGGTGAACTTCAGGTTGACCTGAGAACGAGGCGCGTCACCCGCAATGGCCGCGACATCCCACTCTCGCCGACGGAGTTCAAGCTTCTCGAGCATCTTTTGCGGAATGCAGGCCGCGTTTATAGTCGCGAGCAGCTTCTAAACGCGGTGTGGGGTCGTGATATCTACATCGATGAGAGAACGGTCGACGTGCATGTCGGACGTTTGCGCAACGTCCTGAATCGGGGCAAGGAAGCAGACCCGATCAGGACCGTACGCGGGGTGGGTTATTCGTTCGACGAAAGGTTCACTTGA
- the pstS gene encoding phosphate ABC transporter substrate-binding protein PstS — MKFISRTMLGGMVAGAMALATIGLAQATDIAGAGATFPYPIYAKWADSYKKETGDSLNYQSIGSGGGIKQIKAKTVTFGASDMPLKAEDLEAAGLIQFPMVMGGVVPVVNLDGIQPGGITLSGEVLSQIFQGKIAAWNDDAIKALNPGVELPSSAIAVVHRSDGSGTTFIFTDYLSKVSPNWKGEVGAATSVQWPVGIGAKGNEGVANNVKQTKGSIGYVEYAYAKQNGLTHAKLLNKDGKAVSPEAPTFQAAAANADWKGTPGFNVILTDEPGADSWPISGATFILMHKKAANPEESAAALKFFAWAYKNGDAAAEELAYVPMPDDVVALVEEAWKQVVGPDGNPVFKGM; from the coding sequence ATGAAATTCATCAGCCGTACTATGCTTGGCGGCATGGTTGCGGGAGCAATGGCTCTTGCCACCATCGGCCTCGCACAAGCCACAGATATTGCCGGCGCTGGCGCGACGTTCCCTTACCCGATCTACGCTAAGTGGGCGGACAGCTACAAAAAGGAAACCGGCGACAGCTTGAACTATCAATCCATTGGCTCTGGTGGCGGCATCAAGCAGATCAAGGCGAAGACCGTAACCTTTGGTGCCTCTGATATGCCCCTCAAAGCCGAGGATCTCGAGGCGGCGGGATTGATCCAGTTCCCGATGGTCATGGGTGGCGTTGTCCCCGTGGTGAACCTCGATGGCATTCAGCCAGGTGGAATCACGCTGAGTGGTGAAGTGCTCTCGCAGATTTTCCAGGGCAAGATTGCGGCTTGGAACGATGACGCAATCAAAGCTTTGAACCCGGGCGTGGAGCTTCCTTCGAGTGCGATCGCCGTGGTTCACCGTTCTGACGGATCCGGCACCACCTTCATTTTCACCGACTATCTGTCGAAGGTGAGCCCCAACTGGAAAGGCGAAGTGGGCGCTGCGACTTCAGTCCAATGGCCAGTGGGCATTGGCGCCAAAGGTAACGAGGGCGTTGCCAACAACGTCAAGCAGACCAAAGGCTCGATTGGCTATGTCGAATATGCCTATGCGAAGCAGAATGGTCTGACTCACGCCAAACTGCTCAACAAGGACGGCAAGGCCGTAAGTCCCGAAGCACCGACCTTCCAGGCTGCCGCGGCCAATGCCGATTGGAAGGGCACTCCTGGTTTCAACGTCATTCTCACCGACGAGCCGGGTGCCGATAGCTGGCCGATTTCTGGAGCCACCTTCATTCTGATGCACAAGAAGGCGGCAAACCCAGAAGAGTCAGCAGCCGCGCTGAAGTTCTTCGCCTGGGCTTACAAGAATGGCGATGCAGCGGCTGAAGAGCTGGCCTATGTCCCCATGCCAGACGATGTCGTCGCGCTCGTTGAAGAGGCTTGGAAGCAGGTCGTCGGTCCCGACGGCAATCCTGTCTTCAAAGGCATGTAA
- a CDS encoding aspartate aminotransferase family protein, with translation MVAAVLPTYARMPVAFDRGVGAHLFTAEGESYLDFGSGIAVNALGHAHPHLVQALKDQAEKLWHTSNIFEIPGQQRLAERLIAASFADTVFFCNSGAEAIECAVKMARRYHWAKGAPERYRIVTIEGAFHGRTLATIAAGGQQKHLEGFGPPVEGFDQVAFGDIAAIKAAIGPETAGVLIEPILGEGGLRVWPHSSLRALRALCDEEGILLLCDEVQCGMGRTGKLFAHEWAGIIPDIVAVAKGLGGGFPVGACLATENAASGMVAGTHGSTFGGNPLAMAIGNAVLDIILADGFLERVQHASKLFSQKLAQVQDEHPDIIEEVRGEGLMRAVKCKVPNKDLLEACLQEHLLTVGGGDNVLRLLPPLIIKDEEIEDGVRRLSRACTALARGNGVAT, from the coding sequence ATGGTTGCGGCGGTCCTGCCCACCTATGCTCGCATGCCCGTAGCGTTCGATCGGGGCGTCGGTGCACATCTCTTTACAGCCGAGGGCGAAAGCTACCTCGATTTCGGCTCCGGCATTGCCGTCAACGCGCTTGGCCATGCACATCCTCATCTGGTGCAGGCGCTGAAAGACCAGGCTGAGAAGCTCTGGCATACCTCGAATATCTTCGAGATCCCGGGTCAGCAAAGACTCGCGGAGCGATTGATCGCAGCAAGCTTCGCCGACACGGTGTTCTTCTGTAACTCTGGCGCCGAGGCAATCGAATGTGCCGTCAAGATGGCGCGTCGATATCATTGGGCAAAAGGTGCCCCGGAACGCTATCGCATTGTGACCATCGAAGGCGCGTTTCACGGCCGAACACTCGCGACGATCGCGGCCGGCGGCCAGCAGAAGCATTTGGAGGGTTTCGGACCCCCCGTGGAAGGCTTCGATCAAGTGGCCTTCGGTGACATAGCAGCCATTAAGGCCGCGATCGGACCTGAGACGGCAGGCGTTTTGATCGAACCCATCCTCGGTGAGGGCGGCCTGCGCGTCTGGCCTCACAGCAGCTTGCGCGCACTGCGCGCTCTTTGCGATGAAGAGGGCATCCTGCTCCTCTGCGATGAGGTCCAGTGCGGAATGGGTCGGACCGGGAAGCTGTTCGCGCATGAATGGGCCGGCATAATTCCCGACATCGTCGCCGTAGCAAAGGGTCTTGGCGGCGGCTTTCCGGTGGGTGCCTGTCTGGCGACGGAGAATGCGGCATCAGGCATGGTGGCCGGCACCCATGGCTCAACCTTTGGGGGAAACCCCTTAGCCATGGCAATCGGCAACGCGGTCCTGGATATCATCCTCGCAGATGGCTTCCTCGAAAGGGTCCAGCACGCGTCGAAACTGTTTTCACAGAAGCTGGCACAGGTGCAGGACGAGCATCCTGACATCATCGAGGAGGTGCGCGGAGAGGGCCTGATGCGGGCCGTGAAGTGCAAGGTCCCGAACAAGGATCTTTTGGAAGCCTGTCTGCAGGAGCATCTCCTCACCGTCGGCGGCGGCGACAACGTGCTGCGGCTGCTGCCGCCTCTTATCATTAAGGATGAAGAGATCGAGGACGGCGTGAGGCGGCTATCGCGAGCCTGTACGGCGCTTGCGCGCGGGAACGGTGTCGCAACCTAG
- the phoU gene encoding phosphate signaling complex protein PhoU, with the protein MSEHIVKSFDEEIAAFNTRLAQMGGLAEEQLAGAIDALEKRDVERASEIIKRDQKLDDLEHQVEERSILLIAKRQPMARDLRHVVVGLRTAMDLERIGDLAKNIAKRSFAISDGRPTSGYSGINQMGRLALEQLKLVLDALVQHDADKAMEVWRSDEAIDSLYNALFRELLTYMMEDPRTIGSCTHLLFAAKNIERIGDHCTNIAENVYYLVHGQTLNDDRPKSDTTSMTNIRYAGNGNKTSVDQ; encoded by the coding sequence GTGAGCGAACACATCGTCAAATCATTCGACGAAGAAATCGCTGCTTTCAACACCCGCTTAGCCCAAATGGGTGGGCTGGCTGAGGAGCAACTCGCGGGCGCGATCGATGCGTTGGAAAAGCGCGACGTGGAACGCGCATCGGAGATCATCAAGCGGGACCAGAAGCTCGATGACCTCGAACATCAGGTCGAAGAACGTTCGATCCTGCTCATCGCCAAGCGGCAGCCGATGGCGCGCGATTTGCGGCATGTCGTCGTCGGCCTGCGCACTGCAATGGATCTTGAGCGCATCGGCGATCTCGCCAAGAACATCGCTAAACGCAGCTTCGCCATTTCGGATGGAAGGCCGACATCTGGATACTCCGGCATTAATCAGATGGGGCGGCTTGCTCTCGAGCAGCTCAAGCTGGTTCTTGATGCCCTCGTCCAGCATGATGCAGACAAGGCAATGGAAGTCTGGCGCTCCGACGAAGCTATTGATAGCCTCTATAATGCACTGTTCCGGGAATTGTTGACCTATATGATGGAAGATCCAAGAACGATTGGATCGTGCACGCACCTGTTATTTGCCGCCAAAAATATAGAGCGCATCGGTGATCACTGCACAAACATAGCCGAGAATGTCTACTACTTGGTTCATGGTCAAACTCTTAATGATGACCGTCCCAAGAGCGATACCACGAGTATGACTAATATCCGCTACGCTGGAAATGGTAATAAGACAAGTGTAGATCAATGA
- the phoR gene encoding phosphate regulon sensor histidine kinase PhoR encodes MSDNKSALWGMAILLLSAMATLLVMQDLTMPVITAAVFIGLALIVLLVSTRRVNVQPQGDQLVMAAGRNAWAVERILPLIGDAIPDPMIILDQRGTVLLCNMSARRLLEMDPRGQHVSTGIRAPSILDAIDEVAATRTVQQVDYEVRVPIERRFEALVAPLQWMEARKGESIPSVLVLMRDLTRAYQVERMRADFIANASHELRTPLASVLGFIETLQGAAKNDTAARERFLELMRIQGYRMTRLIDDLLSLSRIEMNAHLLPTETINVEQIVRHVVDVLSPLATEHGVEVKLSISTDVPPLTRGARDELVQVFENLIENALKYSHDGKLIEVNFETKAGFVDVSIRDHGPGIPEEHLPRLTERFYRVSTQDSRARGGTGLGLAIVKHILNRHRGKLRIKSTVGEGSTFTVRLPLAPNPNPVSNQ; translated from the coding sequence ATGAGTGATAACAAGAGCGCTCTCTGGGGAATGGCGATCCTCCTGCTTTCCGCCATGGCAACGCTCCTGGTCATGCAAGACCTGACGATGCCGGTGATTACCGCGGCTGTGTTTATAGGCCTGGCCCTGATCGTGTTGCTTGTGAGCACCCGCCGAGTCAATGTACAGCCTCAAGGCGACCAACTCGTGATGGCCGCCGGTCGGAACGCATGGGCAGTAGAGCGGATTTTGCCGCTGATTGGCGATGCCATTCCCGATCCTATGATCATCCTCGATCAGCGCGGAACAGTCCTCCTTTGCAACATGTCAGCACGCCGTCTGCTGGAGATGGATCCGCGCGGACAACATGTCTCGACCGGCATCCGGGCACCGTCAATTCTCGATGCCATAGATGAGGTCGCTGCGACACGGACGGTCCAACAAGTCGATTATGAAGTGCGTGTGCCCATTGAACGCCGCTTCGAAGCTCTGGTCGCTCCGCTGCAGTGGATGGAAGCTCGCAAGGGGGAGTCGATCCCGTCGGTCCTCGTGCTCATGCGGGATCTAACGCGCGCCTACCAAGTCGAGCGTATGCGCGCAGACTTCATCGCCAACGCGAGCCACGAGCTCCGCACGCCCCTGGCCTCGGTGCTGGGTTTCATAGAGACCCTCCAGGGCGCCGCAAAGAATGACACGGCAGCCCGCGAGCGCTTCCTGGAGCTCATGCGGATCCAGGGCTATCGGATGACCAGGCTGATCGATGATCTGCTGTCCCTGAGCCGGATAGAGATGAATGCACATCTCTTGCCGACCGAAACAATCAATGTTGAACAGATCGTCCGCCACGTCGTCGATGTCCTGTCCCCCCTGGCGACCGAACACGGCGTCGAAGTCAAACTGTCCATCTCGACAGATGTACCGCCCTTAACACGCGGGGCACGCGATGAGTTGGTGCAAGTATTCGAAAACCTCATCGAGAACGCTCTGAAATATTCTCATGACGGCAAACTCATTGAAGTCAATTTCGAGACAAAGGCGGGGTTTGTAGATGTGTCCATTCGCGACCACGGGCCCGGTATCCCTGAGGAGCATCTTCCCCGTCTCACGGAGCGCTTTTATCGCGTCAGCACGCAGGATAGCCGAGCCCGAGGGGGCACGGGTCTGGGCCTGGCAATCGTCAAGCACATCCTCAATCGGCATCGTGGAAAGTTGAGGATCAAGAGCACTGTCGGTGAAGGCTCGACCTTCACGGTTCGACTGCCGCTGGCACCAAACCCAAATCCCGTTTCTAATCAGTAA
- a CDS encoding GcrA family cell cycle regulator: MWTDERVDLLKQLWNEGLSASQIANKLGEVTRNAVIGKVHRLGLSGRGTPARTQHSRPRVKSRTHGAPGKITQFPTMGSSALKVEVETVAEASPAPKPMPLRQVNTSTSDRVSILQLSDKTCRWPLGEPGTETFHFCGCLPKSGLPYCDTHARLAYQPLQDRRRLKVRGAA; the protein is encoded by the coding sequence ATGTGGACCGATGAACGGGTTGATCTTCTGAAGCAACTTTGGAACGAAGGCCTCAGTGCCAGCCAAATTGCTAATAAGCTAGGAGAAGTCACTCGAAACGCGGTAATCGGCAAAGTTCACCGCTTGGGCCTCTCCGGCCGAGGGACGCCAGCACGAACGCAGCATAGCCGACCGCGCGTAAAGAGCCGGACGCACGGCGCGCCGGGTAAAATAACCCAGTTCCCGACAATGGGATCAAGCGCTCTGAAGGTCGAAGTTGAGACCGTCGCGGAGGCTTCGCCCGCGCCGAAGCCGATGCCTCTGCGGCAAGTGAATACATCGACGAGCGATCGTGTCAGTATCCTGCAATTGAGCGATAAGACGTGCAGATGGCCTCTGGGTGAGCCGGGAACCGAAACCTTCCACTTCTGCGGATGCTTGCCGAAAAGCGGTCTTCCCTATTGCGATACCCACGCTCGCTTGGCCTATCAGCCGCTTCAAGATCGGCGTCGCCTGAAGGTCAGAGGCGCAGCCTGA
- the pstA gene encoding phosphate ABC transporter permease PstA: MYARRRFKNSLAMGLSFTAAAIGLGWLVLILGVLVYKGVSGLSLAVFTEMTPPPGSDGGLLNAIVGSIIMTAIAIALGTPIGMLAGTYMAEYGRDNKLTTTVRFINDILLSAPSIVIGLFVYEIMVVPMGHFSGIAGAVALAILVIPVVVRTTEDMLLLVPSTLREAASALGAPRWYVISKVAYRAAQTGIITGVLLAIARISGETAPLLFTALNNQFFSADLNSPMPSLPVVIFQFALSPYDDWQQLAWTGALIITVAVLTLSIFARVLTAKKAER, translated from the coding sequence ATGTACGCACGTCGGCGCTTCAAGAACTCGCTCGCCATGGGTCTGTCGTTCACAGCCGCAGCGATCGGCCTGGGCTGGCTTGTGCTGATCCTGGGGGTCCTGGTGTACAAGGGCGTATCGGGCCTCAGCCTGGCCGTGTTCACCGAAATGACGCCGCCTCCTGGGAGCGACGGCGGCTTGCTGAACGCGATCGTCGGCAGCATCATCATGACAGCGATCGCAATTGCGCTCGGCACGCCCATCGGCATGTTGGCTGGCACCTACATGGCCGAATACGGCCGCGACAACAAACTGACCACCACCGTCCGGTTCATCAACGATATCCTTCTTTCGGCACCGTCGATTGTCATCGGGCTTTTCGTCTACGAGATCATGGTCGTGCCCATGGGTCATTTCTCGGGCATTGCCGGGGCCGTGGCCTTGGCCATCCTCGTCATTCCCGTTGTCGTCCGGACCACGGAGGACATGCTCCTTCTTGTTCCCAGCACCCTGCGCGAGGCAGCATCGGCCTTGGGTGCGCCACGCTGGTACGTCATCTCGAAGGTTGCATATCGGGCCGCTCAGACGGGCATCATCACTGGCGTCCTGCTGGCCATTGCCCGCATTTCGGGAGAGACGGCACCGTTGCTCTTCACGGCATTGAACAATCAGTTCTTCAGCGCTGATCTCAATTCGCCGATGCCGAGTCTACCGGTGGTCATCTTCCAGTTTGCACTGAGCCCCTATGACGACTGGCAGCAGCTCGCTTGGACGGGCGCTCTCATAATCACTGTCGCGGTGCTGACGCTGAGCATCTTCGCCCGCGTCCTTACGGCTAAGAAAGCGGAAAGATAA
- the pstB gene encoding phosphate ABC transporter ATP-binding protein PstB produces MAQVQALKKSASQLEERVSINNVSFFYGDSQALKAISLPLYDREVTAFIGPSGCGKSTLLRLLNRMYDLYPKQRAEGEILLDGQNILDPALDLNLLRSKVGMVFQKPTPFPMSIYDNIAFGIRLYEKLPKSEMDDRVEDALRRGALWNEVKDKLSSSGMGLSGGQQQRLCIARSVAVRPEVILFDEPCSALDPISTGRIEELIEQLKADYTIAIVTHNMQQAARVSKYTAFMYLGELMEFDVTEKIFTAPSNKKTEEYITGRFG; encoded by the coding sequence ATGGCCCAGGTTCAAGCATTGAAAAAGTCCGCCTCCCAGCTGGAGGAGCGAGTTTCCATCAACAACGTCTCCTTCTTCTACGGCGACTCTCAGGCACTGAAGGCGATCAGTCTTCCCCTCTATGACCGCGAGGTCACCGCTTTCATCGGCCCGTCCGGTTGCGGAAAATCGACCCTGCTACGGCTGCTGAACAGAATGTACGACCTGTATCCAAAGCAGCGAGCCGAGGGTGAGATCCTGCTGGACGGACAGAACATTCTGGACCCGGCTCTAGACCTGAATCTGCTCCGTTCGAAGGTCGGTATGGTTTTTCAGAAACCGACGCCCTTTCCCATGTCGATCTACGACAATATCGCCTTCGGCATTCGGCTCTACGAAAAGCTTCCGAAATCCGAGATGGATGACCGGGTGGAGGACGCCCTCCGGCGGGGAGCACTTTGGAATGAAGTAAAGGACAAGCTGAGCTCCAGTGGAATGGGTTTGTCGGGGGGTCAGCAACAGCGCCTGTGCATCGCCCGCAGTGTCGCGGTCCGACCGGAAGTCATTCTCTTCGATGAACCCTGTTCAGCGCTGGATCCGATTTCTACGGGACGCATAGAAGAACTGATCGAGCAACTTAAGGCTGATTACACGATTGCGATCGTGACTCACAATATGCAGCAGGCAGCCCGTGTGTCGAAATACACGGCCTTCATGTATTTGGGTGAGTTGATGGAATTCGATGTCACTGAGAAGATCTTTACAGCTCCTTCGAACAAGAAAACTGAAGAATACATCACAGGCCGCTTCGGCTGA